In Methanothermobacter sp. K4, one genomic interval encodes:
- a CDS encoding ABC transporter ATP-binding protein — protein sequence MKVLELHGITKTYRDLRVLDDVNLEVRDGETLGIIGPTGAGKSTLLRIINLLERPDTGEIIFQGENVAEKREVDVRRRMGMVFQNTPTFRGTVRESILYGPHVRGIKPEAREVREVLELVGLEDASRKTTELSGGERQRLALAQVLINHPELVLLDEATASLDPVSTRRMEEVIGELDVTVVLTTHDLIQGQKLSDRIAILNRRILQVGEPEEVFRRPASRFVAEFVGAENILRGRAGVTPDGVTIIECDGVSIYSSEKAEGVVSATVRPEDITVSWRRVESSALNQLQGTVKAIRDSGTLQELEVRCGGEMFTVHVTARSLHDMGITTGSEVWLEFKASAVHVIR from the coding sequence ATGAAAGTGCTTGAACTCCACGGGATAACAAAGACCTACAGGGATTTGAGGGTCCTGGATGATGTTAATCTTGAGGTGAGGGACGGTGAGACCCTGGGGATCATAGGGCCCACAGGGGCAGGTAAATCCACACTGCTACGTATAATAAACCTCCTTGAAAGGCCTGACACTGGTGAGATAATATTTCAGGGCGAAAATGTGGCTGAAAAGAGGGAGGTGGATGTCAGAAGAAGGATGGGGATGGTATTCCAGAACACCCCAACATTCAGAGGTACCGTGAGGGAGAGCATCCTCTACGGCCCCCATGTGAGGGGAATAAAACCAGAGGCCCGGGAGGTCAGGGAGGTCCTTGAACTGGTGGGCCTTGAGGACGCCTCAAGGAAAACAACCGAACTATCAGGTGGTGAGAGGCAGCGCCTGGCCCTTGCCCAGGTGCTCATAAACCATCCTGAACTTGTACTCCTGGATGAGGCAACAGCGAGCCTTGACCCGGTATCCACGAGGAGGATGGAGGAGGTCATAGGTGAACTTGACGTTACGGTGGTACTCACAACCCATGACCTCATTCAGGGGCAGAAGCTCTCTGACAGGATCGCCATACTCAACAGGAGGATACTCCAGGTGGGTGAACCCGAGGAGGTATTCAGGAGGCCCGCAAGCCGGTTCGTTGCAGAGTTCGTCGGTGCAGAGAACATCCTCAGGGGGAGGGCAGGGGTAACCCCTGACGGTGTAACCATCATAGAATGTGACGGTGTGAGTATCTACTCGTCGGAGAAGGCCGAGGGTGTGGTTTCAGCCACTGTGAGGCCTGAGGATATAACCGTCTCCTGGAGGAGGGTGGAATCAAGTGCACTGAACCAGCTCCAGGGTACCGTGAAAGCGATACGAGATTCAGGCACCCTCCAGGAACTTGAGGTGAGGTGTGGTGGTGAGATGTTCACTGTCCACGTGACAGCAAGGTCACTACATGATATGGGAATCACCACAGGCTCAGAGGTCTGGCTTGAATTCAAGGCCTCAGCGGTCCATGTAATCAGATGA
- a CDS encoding ZIP family metal transporter yields the protein MNPADPILNAFLATVFTWLMTLAGAALVFLPVRAERKLLDSSLGFAAGIMIAASFWSLLVPAIELSALNGYAEWLPPALGFLAGGLFLSGVDKIIPHLHPGCDPEDAEGPPTTWRRNRLLLLAVAIHNIPEGLAVGVAFGAAAATGELAAPITLTLGIGIQNLPEGAAVSLPLRGEGLSRWRSFTYGQVSGLVEILGGVAGAILVYSFSWVMPYALGFAAGAMIFVVIEDIIPECQSGGNTDLATVSALLGFVLMMILDLALS from the coding sequence ATGAACCCTGCAGACCCCATCCTCAACGCATTCCTTGCAACCGTCTTCACCTGGCTCATGACACTTGCAGGTGCTGCCCTGGTTTTTCTGCCTGTAAGGGCTGAGAGGAAACTCCTTGACTCCTCACTTGGCTTTGCAGCGGGTATCATGATTGCTGCAAGTTTCTGGTCGCTCCTGGTTCCTGCAATTGAATTATCAGCCCTCAACGGGTATGCTGAGTGGTTACCGCCGGCCCTTGGTTTCCTTGCAGGGGGACTCTTCCTTTCAGGTGTGGACAAGATCATACCCCACCTTCACCCTGGATGCGATCCTGAGGATGCAGAGGGGCCCCCCACGACCTGGAGGAGGAACAGGCTCCTTCTCCTGGCTGTTGCCATACACAACATTCCTGAGGGGCTTGCGGTTGGTGTTGCCTTCGGGGCCGCTGCAGCCACAGGCGAACTTGCAGCCCCAATCACCCTGACCCTGGGTATAGGCATACAGAACCTCCCTGAGGGGGCAGCGGTCTCCCTGCCCCTCCGGGGTGAGGGCCTATCCAGGTGGAGGAGTTTCACCTATGGCCAGGTATCGGGTCTCGTTGAGATCCTCGGGGGTGTTGCCGGCGCTATTCTGGTTTACTCATTCTCGTGGGTCATGCCATATGCCCTTGGCTTTGCTGCGGGTGCCATGATATTCGTTGTTATAGAGGACATCATCCCTGAGTGTCAGAGCGGGGGTAACACGGACCTTGCCACGGTATCCGCCCTTTTGGGCTTTGTTCTCATGATGATACTTGACCTGGCTCTTTCCTGA
- a CDS encoding ATP-dependent DNA helicase, whose product MTGSLCRKGEACTENQKRAVKKTDGPLVIVAGPGAGKTRVLVERTAYLVKRKGVSPENILVITFTEKAADELKSRLINCVGLDAELMQISTIHSFCSTILREHPEEHDLGAGFEILDEESQLMFLRSVFYRIGLNSFMRMGEVHEAIEFFNRCTENCVDPDELMEALKRRYPDKRRYHGMAACYARYLQALREEKKIDFPGLEKEVYLLLKSNEDVLESVRNKYRYIMIDEYQDTSPIQERIFRTIAGPGSSICVVGDEDQSIYGFRGATPENFIRFRDEYDAEVVFLEDNFRSRAGIVLTADRFMRGERHYRKTIKPVRGGGTDVVILKSRDVNSEARNIASLIKKLKSTGKIPDYGYVALLFRSVRYHADKVLRELRREGIPYIVRGDGSFLKRYEVRSMLYFLAYVDPPDYDDKFRGRWGGWWNISMFRGDFLNLSNETLEALESLERNVKLSDFTSIKELEDVGIRGEDAEKILGLNRIRKEIEDGSLSVLQTFYRILEVTGYLRRLLLDGTDTARARIFNLAKLSSLIDKYETIKPGARIQDILWYLYLLPQHLHHDEAVLEDPASVKVMTVHQAKGLEFPVVFICSVIKGRFPGRKKKRKELVPIPRELLLSSEEPEDEDRRLFYVAMTRAQDALIISTAPRINTMRVGISPYITELREKCGIYECECTSIEGCLEREWPEETLRINFSALFTYEECPFRYMLIYHYGFVYPETFMQRYGIILHRCLEELHLAIKNSEDINGAFIRELVERCWIPMGRDDEVKKRRLERELLNYYHDSRDHIEEVVSVEEPFSIPDDDIIIEGRTDLIIRNSEGELELVDFKAREHGGIERMGLEYQLRTYEYALRDRYHFDRLSAYAIRDSMRMSFDSDHKFTVRERIEKTVERIRRECFEPRRNQFCSRCVFRNFCDVGD is encoded by the coding sequence ATGACAGGATCACTCTGCAGGAAAGGGGAGGCGTGTACAGAGAACCAGAAGAGGGCCGTTAAGAAGACCGACGGGCCACTTGTAATTGTGGCAGGACCCGGGGCCGGGAAAACAAGGGTTCTTGTTGAGAGGACAGCTTACCTTGTTAAAAGAAAGGGGGTTAGCCCTGAGAATATCCTCGTTATAACCTTCACAGAGAAGGCTGCAGATGAGCTGAAGTCAAGGCTCATAAACTGCGTTGGACTGGACGCCGAACTCATGCAGATATCAACCATACACTCATTCTGCAGTACCATACTTAGGGAGCACCCTGAGGAACATGACCTTGGAGCCGGATTTGAGATCCTGGATGAGGAGTCCCAGCTGATGTTCCTCAGGTCAGTATTCTACAGGATCGGACTGAACAGCTTCATGAGGATGGGTGAGGTCCATGAGGCAATCGAATTCTTCAACAGGTGCACCGAGAACTGTGTGGACCCTGACGAACTCATGGAGGCCCTCAAAAGACGTTACCCTGATAAGAGGAGATACCATGGCATGGCAGCCTGCTACGCCCGCTACCTCCAGGCGCTCAGGGAAGAGAAAAAGATAGACTTCCCTGGACTTGAAAAGGAGGTTTACCTCCTCCTTAAATCAAATGAGGATGTTCTTGAATCTGTCAGAAATAAATACAGGTACATAATGATCGACGAGTACCAGGACACAAGTCCCATCCAGGAGAGGATATTCAGGACAATAGCAGGACCCGGATCAAGCATATGCGTTGTCGGGGATGAGGACCAGAGCATCTACGGGTTCAGGGGCGCAACCCCCGAGAACTTCATAAGGTTCAGGGATGAATACGATGCAGAGGTGGTGTTCCTGGAGGACAACTTCAGGTCCAGGGCCGGGATAGTTCTCACAGCCGACAGGTTCATGAGGGGGGAGAGGCACTACAGGAAAACCATAAAGCCTGTGAGGGGTGGCGGAACAGATGTGGTGATACTGAAGAGCCGCGACGTTAACTCTGAGGCCCGGAACATAGCATCCCTCATAAAGAAACTCAAATCCACAGGCAAAATCCCTGACTACGGATACGTTGCACTTCTATTCAGGAGCGTGCGCTACCATGCAGATAAGGTACTCAGGGAGCTCAGGAGGGAGGGTATACCCTACATAGTCCGCGGTGACGGATCATTCCTCAAAAGGTACGAGGTGAGGAGTATGCTCTACTTCCTGGCCTACGTGGACCCCCCTGATTACGATGATAAATTCAGGGGAAGATGGGGCGGCTGGTGGAACATCTCCATGTTCCGCGGAGACTTCCTTAACCTGAGTAATGAAACACTGGAAGCCCTCGAATCCCTTGAAAGGAATGTGAAACTCTCAGACTTCACATCAATTAAGGAACTCGAAGATGTGGGTATCAGGGGAGAGGATGCAGAGAAGATACTCGGCCTCAACAGGATCCGGAAGGAAATTGAAGACGGCTCACTGAGTGTCCTCCAGACCTTCTACAGGATACTGGAGGTGACGGGTTACCTCAGAAGACTCCTCCTTGATGGTACTGACACAGCCAGGGCAAGGATATTCAACCTCGCAAAGCTCAGTTCACTCATAGACAAGTATGAGACAATAAAACCGGGAGCAAGGATACAGGACATCCTCTGGTACCTCTACCTCCTCCCCCAGCACCTCCACCATGACGAGGCCGTCCTTGAGGACCCTGCATCGGTGAAGGTGATGACAGTCCACCAGGCAAAGGGCCTTGAGTTCCCGGTTGTGTTCATCTGCTCTGTCATAAAGGGGAGGTTCCCTGGCAGAAAAAAGAAGAGGAAGGAACTTGTGCCCATCCCCCGGGAGCTGCTTCTCTCCTCCGAGGAGCCAGAGGACGAGGATCGGCGCCTATTCTACGTTGCAATGACGAGGGCGCAGGACGCGCTAATAATCTCCACCGCACCCCGAATCAACACGATGAGGGTGGGGATCTCACCATACATCACCGAGTTAAGGGAGAAGTGCGGGATATACGAGTGTGAATGCACATCCATCGAGGGGTGCCTTGAGAGGGAATGGCCAGAGGAGACCCTCAGGATCAACTTCTCGGCCCTCTTCACCTACGAGGAGTGCCCCTTCAGGTACATGCTCATCTACCATTACGGCTTTGTATACCCTGAAACCTTCATGCAGCGCTACGGTATCATACTCCACAGGTGCCTCGAGGAGCTACACCTTGCAATAAAGAATTCAGAAGACATAAATGGGGCATTCATAAGGGAACTCGTTGAGAGGTGCTGGATACCAATGGGAAGAGATGATGAGGTGAAAAAGAGGCGCCTTGAAAGGGAACTCCTAAATTACTACCATGACAGCAGGGACCATATAGAGGAGGTTGTATCGGTGGAGGAGCCCTTCTCCATACCCGATGACGATATAATAATAGAGGGCAGAACCGACCTCATCATCAGGAACTCTGAGGGTGAACTGGAGCTTGTGGACTTCAAGGCCAGGGAACATGGGGGGATCGAGAGGATGGGACTCGAATACCAGCTCAGGACCTATGAGTACGCGCTGAGGGATAGATACCATTTCGACAGGCTCTCTGCATATGCCATAAGGGACTCCATGAGGATGTCATTTGATTCTGACCACAAGTTCACTGTGAGGGAGAGAATAGAGAAGACAGTTGAAAGGATAAGGAGGGAGTGTTTCGAGCCCCGCAGGAATCAGTTCTGCTCAAGGTGTGTATTCAGGAACTTCTGTGATGTGGGTGATTGA
- a CDS encoding thiamine pyrophosphate-dependent enzyme, with translation MADFRCTVCNYIFHEEHEGEFDSLPGEWRCPVCNAPKDAFVRLGSRSGGTGRTVSDVFIAQLAAWGVRYVFGIPGTSTLGLVDAIRRNREVRYIQVRHEAAAAFMASAYGKLTGHPAVCMAVAGPGASNLITGLLDAALDRAPVIAVTGQVETYRIGTGASQEIDQHSLFESLTVYNMTLISPDETSEIVREAMKHAILEKGVSHIDVPRDVQTMECSAGVRPLAGSIAPVSVTVPRRQLKDAASLIDSAERPIIIAGFGALEASEGVVELAERIGAGIVTTFRGKGIVDNDHPLYLGCHGSLGSTAAAEAIRKSDLLIVIGSSFSDLTQLPPGRILQIDTDPLMIARRHPVEMGLEGRSSLIVPGLLSMTRERRRESYRAELRELRERWLELLESEIDPSSRPIRPQYIMSVLNDLLDEGAIISLDVGENGWWFGRNFQMKGTQRLLFSGYLGSMGFGLPASIAAQLEFPDREVVCITGDGGFSMVMAEFLTAVKYHLPVRVFLLNNRSLGMIMQEQRVEGFPTWQTELQNCDFAGFAENCGGRGIRVTEPGELEGAVSDALRTDGPVVVDIETDPRRFI, from the coding sequence ATGGCAGATTTCAGGTGCACGGTATGCAATTACATCTTCCATGAGGAACATGAGGGTGAATTCGACTCCCTACCAGGGGAATGGCGCTGCCCTGTGTGTAACGCACCAAAGGATGCGTTTGTGAGGCTTGGGTCCAGATCCGGGGGGACCGGGAGGACGGTCTCGGATGTCTTTATAGCACAGCTTGCAGCCTGGGGCGTCAGGTACGTCTTCGGGATCCCGGGCACCTCAACACTGGGACTTGTTGATGCCATACGAAGGAACCGTGAGGTGAGGTACATACAGGTGCGCCATGAGGCAGCGGCGGCATTCATGGCATCGGCTTATGGTAAGCTCACAGGACACCCTGCGGTCTGCATGGCCGTGGCTGGTCCAGGGGCATCGAACCTCATAACAGGTCTCCTGGACGCTGCCCTTGACAGGGCGCCAGTGATAGCTGTGACCGGACAGGTTGAAACCTACAGGATAGGAACAGGTGCAAGTCAGGAGATAGACCAGCACAGCCTCTTCGAGTCCCTGACAGTGTACAACATGACCCTCATAAGCCCTGATGAAACCTCAGAGATTGTGAGGGAGGCCATGAAGCATGCCATCCTTGAGAAGGGTGTTTCCCATATTGATGTCCCCCGGGACGTCCAGACGATGGAGTGCAGTGCCGGTGTGAGGCCACTGGCCGGCTCAATTGCCCCTGTATCTGTGACCGTCCCCAGGCGCCAGCTGAAGGATGCGGCGAGCCTCATTGATTCTGCAGAGCGCCCCATAATAATCGCTGGCTTCGGGGCGCTTGAAGCCTCGGAGGGTGTTGTTGAACTTGCAGAGAGGATAGGTGCCGGGATTGTAACCACATTCAGGGGAAAGGGGATTGTTGATAACGACCACCCCCTTTACCTGGGCTGTCATGGGAGTCTTGGGTCAACTGCAGCGGCCGAGGCTATCAGGAAATCGGATCTCCTCATTGTCATCGGGTCGTCCTTCTCTGACCTCACACAGCTACCCCCTGGGAGGATCCTGCAGATTGACACCGACCCCCTCATGATCGCAAGGCGCCACCCTGTGGAGATGGGCCTTGAGGGCAGATCATCACTCATAGTACCCGGCCTTCTCTCCATGACCCGTGAGAGGAGGAGGGAGTCCTACAGGGCAGAGCTCAGGGAACTCAGGGAGAGGTGGCTGGAGCTTCTTGAATCTGAGATTGACCCATCCTCAAGGCCCATAAGGCCACAGTACATAATGTCGGTCCTCAATGACCTCCTTGATGAGGGGGCCATCATATCCCTTGACGTTGGTGAGAATGGCTGGTGGTTTGGAAGGAACTTCCAGATGAAGGGCACCCAGAGACTCCTCTTTTCAGGATACCTTGGTTCAATGGGATTCGGGCTTCCAGCCTCAATTGCGGCGCAGCTGGAGTTTCCTGATAGGGAGGTGGTATGTATAACCGGGGATGGGGGTTTTTCCATGGTTATGGCTGAATTTCTCACCGCGGTGAAGTACCATCTCCCTGTGAGGGTCTTCCTGCTCAACAACAGGAGCCTCGGGATGATAATGCAGGAGCAGAGGGTTGAGGGTTTCCCCACCTGGCAGACTGAACTTCAGAACTGTGACTTCGCAGGCTTCGCTGAAAACTGTGGTGGTCGTGGAATCCGGGTCACTGAACCGGGTGAACTGGAGGGGGCTGTTTCAGATGCCCTCAGAACAGATGGACCTGTGGTCGTGGACATTGAAACCGACCCGAGGCGTTTCATCTGA
- a CDS encoding ABC transporter permease produces MNEIVTGFLRAIELMASLDPELIDITARTLMVSVSSTALASLIAVPAAAMIDLKEFTGKRVLLNVIQTLYSIPTVLVGLFVFLLISRSGPLGPLNLLFTPAGMILGQTILILPLITGFSLTALRSVKPELRDLARSLGATESQVMLRVLEEARYAVMAAIILGFGRAISEVGAAIMLGGNIRGFTRVITTAISLETSRGNLELSIALGIILLVISLAVNTVLNHFQEK; encoded by the coding sequence TTGAACGAAATAGTAACAGGATTCCTAAGGGCCATCGAGCTCATGGCATCACTTGACCCTGAACTCATTGACATAACAGCAAGGACCCTCATGGTTTCAGTCTCATCCACAGCCCTGGCATCACTAATTGCAGTTCCAGCGGCGGCAATGATTGACCTGAAGGAATTCACAGGAAAAAGGGTCCTCCTGAATGTTATACAGACCCTCTACAGCATCCCCACTGTACTTGTGGGTCTCTTCGTATTCCTCCTCATCTCACGCTCAGGGCCCCTGGGTCCACTCAACCTCCTCTTCACACCTGCGGGTATGATACTCGGCCAGACCATACTCATCCTCCCATTGATCACAGGCTTCAGCCTCACAGCCCTCAGAAGTGTTAAACCGGAGCTCAGGGACCTTGCAAGATCCCTGGGCGCCACCGAGTCCCAGGTTATGCTGAGGGTCCTGGAGGAGGCAAGGTACGCTGTAATGGCAGCCATCATCCTGGGATTCGGGAGGGCAATCTCAGAGGTCGGCGCCGCAATAATGCTCGGGGGGAACATAAGGGGCTTCACAAGGGTCATAACAACCGCAATATCACTTGAAACCTCAAGGGGGAACCTTGAACTCTCAATAGCCCTCGGGATAATACTCCTCGTCATATCACTGGCTGTTAACACAGTACTGAACCACTTCCAGGAGAAATAG
- the dps gene encoding DNA protection during starvation protein has translation MARVTREMVENSGIDVDELVELLVKNAAAELTTFYYYTILRANLIGLDGEGIKEIAESARIEDRNHFEALVPRIYELGGELPQDMKEFHDISGCPPAYLPEKTTDTMKILEVLVAAERCAVRQYTHICNITAGKDHRTYDLALSILHEEIQHESWFSEFLGEGPSGHFMRRGETSPFVRKFLE, from the coding sequence ATGGCCAGGGTTACCCGTGAGATGGTTGAAAATTCAGGTATAGATGTGGATGAACTCGTTGAACTCCTTGTGAAGAACGCCGCGGCGGAACTCACAACCTTCTACTACTACACGATCCTCAGGGCCAACCTGATAGGCCTTGATGGTGAGGGGATAAAGGAGATCGCGGAATCTGCAAGGATAGAGGATCGGAACCACTTTGAGGCACTTGTCCCAAGGATATACGAGCTTGGAGGTGAACTCCCACAGGACATGAAGGAATTCCATGATATCTCAGGCTGCCCCCCAGCGTACCTCCCCGAGAAGACCACTGACACCATGAAGATACTTGAGGTCCTTGTGGCCGCAGAGAGGTGCGCTGTGAGGCAGTACACCCACATATGCAATATAACAGCCGGTAAGGACCACAGGACCTATGACCTTGCACTCTCAATACTCCATGAGGAGATACAGCATGAGTCATGGTTCTCAGAGTTCCTGGGTGAGGGTCCCTCAGGACACTTCATGAGGCGCGGTGAAACCTCACCCTTTGTGAGGAAATTCCTTGAATAG
- a CDS encoding cytochrome b5 domain-containing protein, translating into MREFTPEELRKFDGISGPAYVACDGRVYDVSESFLWRDGRHQVIHRAGGDLTHELEDAPHGRELLERFPVVGTLKVK; encoded by the coding sequence ATGAGGGAATTCACCCCCGAGGAGCTCAGAAAATTTGATGGGATTTCAGGTCCCGCATACGTTGCCTGTGACGGCAGGGTCTACGATGTATCAGAGAGCTTTCTCTGGAGGGATGGGCGCCACCAGGTCATCCACAGGGCAGGAGGGGATCTCACCCATGAACTGGAGGACGCCCCCCATGGGAGGGAACTCCTTGAAAGGTTCCCTGTGGTTGGTACCCTGAAGGTGAAGTGA